A portion of the Salminus brasiliensis chromosome 9, fSalBra1.hap2, whole genome shotgun sequence genome contains these proteins:
- the adcyap1b gene encoding adenylate cyclase activating polypeptide 1b isoform X1, with protein sequence MARSSKAALALLIYGILMHSSAYCTPVGITFPNMRLESDVFDEDGNSLGELAFDSEPLSIRSSPPLSDDMYTLYYPPEKRAERHADADGLLDRALRDILVQLSARKYLHSLMAVRVGDEDEEEPLSKRHSDGIFTDSYSRYRKQMAVKKYLAAVLGRRYRQRFRNKGRRFAYL encoded by the exons atggCCAGATCTAGTAAAGCTGCGCTGGCTCTTCTCATCTACGGGATCTTAATGCACTCCAGCGCCTACTGCACTCCTGTGGGGATCACTTTCCCTAACATGAG ACTAGAAAGCGACGTGTTCGATGAGGATGGGAACTCTCTGGGGGAGCTCGCCTTCGACTCAGAGCCGCTGTCCATCCGCAGCTCTCCGCCCCTCTCGGACGACATGTACACACTGTACTACCCACCAGAGAAGAG AGCGGAAAGGcatgcagatgcagatggattattAGATAGAGCCTTGAGGGACATCCTGGTTCAGTTATCAGCACGAAAATATCTGCATTCTCTGATGGCAGTGCGTGTAGG tgaTGAGGACGAAGAGGAGCCGTTGTCCAAGCGCCACTCTGACGGGATCTTCACGGACAGCTACAGCCGCTATCGGAAGCAAATGGCCGTCAAGAAGTATCTGGCCGCAGTTCTGGGCAGAAGGTACAGACAAAGATTTAGAAACAAAGGACGCCGGTTTGCTTATTTGTAG
- the adcyap1b gene encoding adenylate cyclase activating polypeptide 1b isoform X2: MARSSKAALALLIYGILMHSSAYCTPVGITFPNMRLESDVFDEDGNSLGELAFDSEPLSIRSSPPLSDDMYTLYYPPEKSDEDEEEPLSKRHSDGIFTDSYSRYRKQMAVKKYLAAVLGRRYRQRFRNKGRRFAYL, translated from the exons atggCCAGATCTAGTAAAGCTGCGCTGGCTCTTCTCATCTACGGGATCTTAATGCACTCCAGCGCCTACTGCACTCCTGTGGGGATCACTTTCCCTAACATGAG ACTAGAAAGCGACGTGTTCGATGAGGATGGGAACTCTCTGGGGGAGCTCGCCTTCGACTCAGAGCCGCTGTCCATCCGCAGCTCTCCGCCCCTCTCGGACGACATGTACACACTGTACTACCCACCAGAGAAGAG tgaTGAGGACGAAGAGGAGCCGTTGTCCAAGCGCCACTCTGACGGGATCTTCACGGACAGCTACAGCCGCTATCGGAAGCAAATGGCCGTCAAGAAGTATCTGGCCGCAGTTCTGGGCAGAAGGTACAGACAAAGATTTAGAAACAAAGGACGCCGGTTTGCTTATTTGTAG